A single window of Ovis aries strain OAR_USU_Benz2616 breed Rambouillet chromosome 24, ARS-UI_Ramb_v3.0, whole genome shotgun sequence DNA harbors:
- the CCDC78 gene encoding coiled-coil domain-containing protein 78 isoform X1, translating to MEHVAAPEPPPRATENVLPRAEAWLPGVPGGAAAWATNPGIELPSDLELSEEQRLQVCKELVDLQIKNQRLQEQHDAEIFELKSEILWLESRMLELELQGAKAAPAEADPGHHPALAQELGHKARGQGHSFRHRLQAQSTDFLTPENKQQELGDGTGVQPPSLKLPAEAKRVQEQKALETCVAALGRQLQGAWEEARTAGQQLAAQGVVLSACRGQLHQAEAENARLQLQLKKLNEAYAIRLKHCARIVAGYADGAGPKPTVAALRTFLETTLEDIRAAHHSREQQLARAARSYRKCLADLSRRHEELLTAHRAPRTPRAAFGAAPSDVALLPRHTVTESSHQMEDQDKREKQLQKLKAQEGSSEVSQGVTLEPQGLEAASWAQIRQNLQEFARGTQAELERERAQLLVRATMAEEQLSELQEYVDQHLGRYKQEILRLRKLVGTGDPWKVGAIPSDKPQHPRTCSH from the exons CTGAGAAT GTTCTGCCACGGGCCGAGGCCTGGCTGCCAGGAGTCCCTGGGGGTGCCGCAGCCTGGGCCACCAACCCTGGGATAGAGCTTCCCTCAGACCTAGAGCTGAgtgaggagcagcggctgcag GTCTGCAAGGAGCTGGTCGACCTGCAGATCAAAAACCAGCGCCTGCAGGAACAGCACGATGCTGAAATCTTTGAGCTGAAGAGTGAG ATCCTGTGGCTCGAGAGCCGCATGCTTGAGCTGGAGCTGCAGGGAGCGAAGGCGGCCCCAGCAGAGGCTGATCCAGGGCACCACCCGGCCCTGGCACAGGAGCTTGGGCACAAGGCCAGGGGGCAAGGACACTCCTTCCGTCACAGACTCCAG GCACAGTCCACAGACTTCCTGACCCCCGAGAACAAGCAGCAGGAGCTGGGGGACGGCACAGGTGTGCAGCCACCCAGCCTGAAG CTGCCGGCAGAGGCAAAGCGGGTGCAGGAGCAGAAAGCCCTGGAGACATGTGT GGCAGCCCTGGGCCGGCAgctgcagggagcctgggaggaGGCCAGGACAGCTGGGCAGCAACTGGCTGCACAAGGCGTG GTGTTGTCTGCCTGCCGGGGCCAGCTCCACCAGGCTGAGGCAGAAAACGCCCGGCTGcagctgcaactcaagaagctgAACGAGGCGTATGCCATCCGACTAAAGCACTGTGCCCGAATCGTGGCC GGATACGCAGATGGCGCAGGCCCGAAGCCCACAGTCGCAGCCCTTCGGACATTCTTGGAGACCACTCTGGAAGACATTAGGGCAGCTCATCACAGCCGTGAGCAACAGCTGGCCCGGGCCGCCCGCTCCTACCGCAAGTGCCTGGCAGATCTGAGCCGGAGGCATGAGGAGCTGCTGACTGCCCACAG GGCCCCTAGGACCCCCAGGGCTGCCTTTGGTGCAGCCCCCTCAGATGTGGCGCTGCTGCCCCGGCACACAGTCACCGAATCCAGCCACCAGATGGAGGACCAGGACAAGCGGGAGAAGCAGCTCCAGAAGCTCAAGGCCCAG GAGGGATCCAGTGAAGTCTCCCAGGGGGTTACATTAGAGCCGCA GGGCCTAGAAGCTGCGTCCTGGGCCCAGATCCGCCAGAATCTACAGGAGTTCGCCCGTGGCACCCAG GCAGAGCTGGAGCGGGAGCGGGCACAGCTGCTGGTCCGCGCCACGATGGCAGAGGAGCAGCTTTCTGAGCTACAGGAGTATGTGGACCAGCACCTGGGAAG GTACAAGCAGGAGATCCTACGGCTGAGAAAGCTGGTGGGTACAGGGGACCCCTGGAAAGTGGGGGCCATACCTTCAGACAAGCCCCAGCACCCAAGGACCTGCAGCCACTAA
- the CCDC78 gene encoding coiled-coil domain-containing protein 78 isoform X2, translated as MEHVAAPEPPPRATENVLPRAEAWLPGVPGGAAAWATNPGIELPSDLELSEEQRLQVCKELVDLQIKNQRLQEQHDAEIFELKSEILWLESRMLELELQGAKAAPAEADPGHHPALAQELGHKARGQGHSFRHRLQAQSTDFLTPENKQQELGDGTGVQPPSLKLPAEAKRVQEQKALETCVAALGRQLQGAWEEARTAGQQLAAQGVVLSACRGQLHQAEAENARLQLQLKKLNEAYAIRLKHCARIVAGYADGAGPKPTVAALRTFLETTLEDIRAAHHSREQQLARAARSYRKCLADLSRRHEELLTAHRAPRTPRAAFGAAPSDVALLPRHTVTESSHQMEDQDKREKQLQKLKAQEGSSEVSQGVTLEPQGLEAASWAQIRQNLQEFARGTQAELERERAQLLVRATMAEEQLSELQEYVDQHLGRYKQEILRLRKLANLEQNSS; from the exons CTGAGAAT GTTCTGCCACGGGCCGAGGCCTGGCTGCCAGGAGTCCCTGGGGGTGCCGCAGCCTGGGCCACCAACCCTGGGATAGAGCTTCCCTCAGACCTAGAGCTGAgtgaggagcagcggctgcag GTCTGCAAGGAGCTGGTCGACCTGCAGATCAAAAACCAGCGCCTGCAGGAACAGCACGATGCTGAAATCTTTGAGCTGAAGAGTGAG ATCCTGTGGCTCGAGAGCCGCATGCTTGAGCTGGAGCTGCAGGGAGCGAAGGCGGCCCCAGCAGAGGCTGATCCAGGGCACCACCCGGCCCTGGCACAGGAGCTTGGGCACAAGGCCAGGGGGCAAGGACACTCCTTCCGTCACAGACTCCAG GCACAGTCCACAGACTTCCTGACCCCCGAGAACAAGCAGCAGGAGCTGGGGGACGGCACAGGTGTGCAGCCACCCAGCCTGAAG CTGCCGGCAGAGGCAAAGCGGGTGCAGGAGCAGAAAGCCCTGGAGACATGTGT GGCAGCCCTGGGCCGGCAgctgcagggagcctgggaggaGGCCAGGACAGCTGGGCAGCAACTGGCTGCACAAGGCGTG GTGTTGTCTGCCTGCCGGGGCCAGCTCCACCAGGCTGAGGCAGAAAACGCCCGGCTGcagctgcaactcaagaagctgAACGAGGCGTATGCCATCCGACTAAAGCACTGTGCCCGAATCGTGGCC GGATACGCAGATGGCGCAGGCCCGAAGCCCACAGTCGCAGCCCTTCGGACATTCTTGGAGACCACTCTGGAAGACATTAGGGCAGCTCATCACAGCCGTGAGCAACAGCTGGCCCGGGCCGCCCGCTCCTACCGCAAGTGCCTGGCAGATCTGAGCCGGAGGCATGAGGAGCTGCTGACTGCCCACAG GGCCCCTAGGACCCCCAGGGCTGCCTTTGGTGCAGCCCCCTCAGATGTGGCGCTGCTGCCCCGGCACACAGTCACCGAATCCAGCCACCAGATGGAGGACCAGGACAAGCGGGAGAAGCAGCTCCAGAAGCTCAAGGCCCAG GAGGGATCCAGTGAAGTCTCCCAGGGGGTTACATTAGAGCCGCA GGGCCTAGAAGCTGCGTCCTGGGCCCAGATCCGCCAGAATCTACAGGAGTTCGCCCGTGGCACCCAG GCAGAGCTGGAGCGGGAGCGGGCACAGCTGCTGGTCCGCGCCACGATGGCAGAGGAGCAGCTTTCTGAGCTACAGGAGTATGTGGACCAGCACCTGGGAAG GTACAAGCAGGAGATCCTACGGCTGAGAAAGCTG GCAAACCTGGAGCAGAACTCTTCATAG
- the CCDC78 gene encoding coiled-coil domain-containing protein 78 isoform X3, whose amino-acid sequence MEHVAAPEPPPRATENVLPRAEAWLPGVPGGAAAWATNPGIELPSDLELSEEQRLQVCKELVDLQIKNQRLQEQHDAEIFELKSEILWLESRMLELELQGAKAAPAEADPGHHPALAQELGHKARGQGHSFRHRLQAQSTDFLTPENKQQELGDGTGVQPPSLKLPAEAKRVQEQKALETCVAALGRQLQGAWEEARTAGQQLAAQGVVLSACRGQLHQAEAENARLQLQLKKLNEAYAIRLKHCARIVAGYADGAGPKPTVAALRTFLETTLEDIRAAHHSREQQLARAARSYRKCLADLSRRHEELLTAHRAPRTPRAAFGAAPSDVALLPRHTVTESSHQMEDQDKREKQLQKLKAQEGSSEVSQGVTLEPQGLEAASWAQIRQNLQEFARGTQSWSGSGHSCWSAPRWQRSSFLSYRSMWTSTWEGTSRRSYG is encoded by the exons CTGAGAAT GTTCTGCCACGGGCCGAGGCCTGGCTGCCAGGAGTCCCTGGGGGTGCCGCAGCCTGGGCCACCAACCCTGGGATAGAGCTTCCCTCAGACCTAGAGCTGAgtgaggagcagcggctgcag GTCTGCAAGGAGCTGGTCGACCTGCAGATCAAAAACCAGCGCCTGCAGGAACAGCACGATGCTGAAATCTTTGAGCTGAAGAGTGAG ATCCTGTGGCTCGAGAGCCGCATGCTTGAGCTGGAGCTGCAGGGAGCGAAGGCGGCCCCAGCAGAGGCTGATCCAGGGCACCACCCGGCCCTGGCACAGGAGCTTGGGCACAAGGCCAGGGGGCAAGGACACTCCTTCCGTCACAGACTCCAG GCACAGTCCACAGACTTCCTGACCCCCGAGAACAAGCAGCAGGAGCTGGGGGACGGCACAGGTGTGCAGCCACCCAGCCTGAAG CTGCCGGCAGAGGCAAAGCGGGTGCAGGAGCAGAAAGCCCTGGAGACATGTGT GGCAGCCCTGGGCCGGCAgctgcagggagcctgggaggaGGCCAGGACAGCTGGGCAGCAACTGGCTGCACAAGGCGTG GTGTTGTCTGCCTGCCGGGGCCAGCTCCACCAGGCTGAGGCAGAAAACGCCCGGCTGcagctgcaactcaagaagctgAACGAGGCGTATGCCATCCGACTAAAGCACTGTGCCCGAATCGTGGCC GGATACGCAGATGGCGCAGGCCCGAAGCCCACAGTCGCAGCCCTTCGGACATTCTTGGAGACCACTCTGGAAGACATTAGGGCAGCTCATCACAGCCGTGAGCAACAGCTGGCCCGGGCCGCCCGCTCCTACCGCAAGTGCCTGGCAGATCTGAGCCGGAGGCATGAGGAGCTGCTGACTGCCCACAG GGCCCCTAGGACCCCCAGGGCTGCCTTTGGTGCAGCCCCCTCAGATGTGGCGCTGCTGCCCCGGCACACAGTCACCGAATCCAGCCACCAGATGGAGGACCAGGACAAGCGGGAGAAGCAGCTCCAGAAGCTCAAGGCCCAG GAGGGATCCAGTGAAGTCTCCCAGGGGGTTACATTAGAGCCGCA GGGCCTAGAAGCTGCGTCCTGGGCCCAGATCCGCCAGAATCTACAGGAGTTCGCCCGTGGCACCCAG AGCTGGAGCGGGAGCGGGCACAGCTGCTGGTCCGCGCCACGATGGCAGAGGAGCAGCTTTCTGAGCTACAGGAGTATGTGGACCAGCACCTGGGAAG GTACAAGCAGGAGATCCTACGGCTGA
- the CCDC78 gene encoding coiled-coil domain-containing protein 78 isoform X4, translating into MEHVAAPEPPPRATENVCKELVDLQIKNQRLQEQHDAEIFELKSEILWLESRMLELELQGAKAAPAEADPGHHPALAQELGHKARGQGHSFRHRLQAQSTDFLTPENKQQELGDGTGVQPPSLKLPAEAKRVQEQKALETCVAALGRQLQGAWEEARTAGQQLAAQGVVLSACRGQLHQAEAENARLQLQLKKLNEAYAIRLKHCARIVAGYADGAGPKPTVAALRTFLETTLEDIRAAHHSREQQLARAARSYRKCLADLSRRHEELLTAHRAPRTPRAAFGAAPSDVALLPRHTVTESSHQMEDQDKREKQLQKLKAQEGSSEVSQGVTLEPQGLEAASWAQIRQNLQEFARGTQAELERERAQLLVRATMAEEQLSELQEYVDQHLGRYKQEILRLRKLVGTGDPWKVGAIPSDKPQHPRTCSH; encoded by the exons CTGAGAAT GTCTGCAAGGAGCTGGTCGACCTGCAGATCAAAAACCAGCGCCTGCAGGAACAGCACGATGCTGAAATCTTTGAGCTGAAGAGTGAG ATCCTGTGGCTCGAGAGCCGCATGCTTGAGCTGGAGCTGCAGGGAGCGAAGGCGGCCCCAGCAGAGGCTGATCCAGGGCACCACCCGGCCCTGGCACAGGAGCTTGGGCACAAGGCCAGGGGGCAAGGACACTCCTTCCGTCACAGACTCCAG GCACAGTCCACAGACTTCCTGACCCCCGAGAACAAGCAGCAGGAGCTGGGGGACGGCACAGGTGTGCAGCCACCCAGCCTGAAG CTGCCGGCAGAGGCAAAGCGGGTGCAGGAGCAGAAAGCCCTGGAGACATGTGT GGCAGCCCTGGGCCGGCAgctgcagggagcctgggaggaGGCCAGGACAGCTGGGCAGCAACTGGCTGCACAAGGCGTG GTGTTGTCTGCCTGCCGGGGCCAGCTCCACCAGGCTGAGGCAGAAAACGCCCGGCTGcagctgcaactcaagaagctgAACGAGGCGTATGCCATCCGACTAAAGCACTGTGCCCGAATCGTGGCC GGATACGCAGATGGCGCAGGCCCGAAGCCCACAGTCGCAGCCCTTCGGACATTCTTGGAGACCACTCTGGAAGACATTAGGGCAGCTCATCACAGCCGTGAGCAACAGCTGGCCCGGGCCGCCCGCTCCTACCGCAAGTGCCTGGCAGATCTGAGCCGGAGGCATGAGGAGCTGCTGACTGCCCACAG GGCCCCTAGGACCCCCAGGGCTGCCTTTGGTGCAGCCCCCTCAGATGTGGCGCTGCTGCCCCGGCACACAGTCACCGAATCCAGCCACCAGATGGAGGACCAGGACAAGCGGGAGAAGCAGCTCCAGAAGCTCAAGGCCCAG GAGGGATCCAGTGAAGTCTCCCAGGGGGTTACATTAGAGCCGCA GGGCCTAGAAGCTGCGTCCTGGGCCCAGATCCGCCAGAATCTACAGGAGTTCGCCCGTGGCACCCAG GCAGAGCTGGAGCGGGAGCGGGCACAGCTGCTGGTCCGCGCCACGATGGCAGAGGAGCAGCTTTCTGAGCTACAGGAGTATGTGGACCAGCACCTGGGAAG GTACAAGCAGGAGATCCTACGGCTGAGAAAGCTGGTGGGTACAGGGGACCCCTGGAAAGTGGGGGCCATACCTTCAGACAAGCCCCAGCACCCAAGGACCTGCAGCCACTAA
- the CCDC78 gene encoding coiled-coil domain-containing protein 78 isoform X5, with the protein MEHVAAPEPPPRATENVLPRAEAWLPGVPGGAAAWATNPGIELPSDLELSEEQRLQVCKELVDLQIKNQRLQEQHDAEIFELKSEILWLESRMLELELQGAKAAPAEADPGHHPALAQELGHKARGQGHSFRHRLQAQSTDFLTPENKQQELGDGTGVQPPSLKLPAEAKRVQEQKALETCVAALGRQLQGAWEEARTAGQQLAAQGVVLSACRGQLHQAEAENARLQLQLKKLNEAYAIRLKHCARIVAGYADGAGPKPTVAALRTFLETTLEDIRAAHHSREQQLARAARSYRKCLADLSRRHEELLTAHRAPRTPRAAFGAAPSDVALLPRHTVTESSHQMEDQDKREKQLQKLKAQEGSSEVSQGVTLEPQRNLKDRRALT; encoded by the exons CTGAGAAT GTTCTGCCACGGGCCGAGGCCTGGCTGCCAGGAGTCCCTGGGGGTGCCGCAGCCTGGGCCACCAACCCTGGGATAGAGCTTCCCTCAGACCTAGAGCTGAgtgaggagcagcggctgcag GTCTGCAAGGAGCTGGTCGACCTGCAGATCAAAAACCAGCGCCTGCAGGAACAGCACGATGCTGAAATCTTTGAGCTGAAGAGTGAG ATCCTGTGGCTCGAGAGCCGCATGCTTGAGCTGGAGCTGCAGGGAGCGAAGGCGGCCCCAGCAGAGGCTGATCCAGGGCACCACCCGGCCCTGGCACAGGAGCTTGGGCACAAGGCCAGGGGGCAAGGACACTCCTTCCGTCACAGACTCCAG GCACAGTCCACAGACTTCCTGACCCCCGAGAACAAGCAGCAGGAGCTGGGGGACGGCACAGGTGTGCAGCCACCCAGCCTGAAG CTGCCGGCAGAGGCAAAGCGGGTGCAGGAGCAGAAAGCCCTGGAGACATGTGT GGCAGCCCTGGGCCGGCAgctgcagggagcctgggaggaGGCCAGGACAGCTGGGCAGCAACTGGCTGCACAAGGCGTG GTGTTGTCTGCCTGCCGGGGCCAGCTCCACCAGGCTGAGGCAGAAAACGCCCGGCTGcagctgcaactcaagaagctgAACGAGGCGTATGCCATCCGACTAAAGCACTGTGCCCGAATCGTGGCC GGATACGCAGATGGCGCAGGCCCGAAGCCCACAGTCGCAGCCCTTCGGACATTCTTGGAGACCACTCTGGAAGACATTAGGGCAGCTCATCACAGCCGTGAGCAACAGCTGGCCCGGGCCGCCCGCTCCTACCGCAAGTGCCTGGCAGATCTGAGCCGGAGGCATGAGGAGCTGCTGACTGCCCACAG GGCCCCTAGGACCCCCAGGGCTGCCTTTGGTGCAGCCCCCTCAGATGTGGCGCTGCTGCCCCGGCACACAGTCACCGAATCCAGCCACCAGATGGAGGACCAGGACAAGCGGGAGAAGCAGCTCCAGAAGCTCAAGGCCCAG GAGGGATCCAGTGAAGTCTCCCAGGGGGTTACATTAGAGCCGCA GAGGAACCTCAAGGACCGCAGGGCCCTGACTTGA